The Amycolatopsis sp. QT-25 genomic sequence CTGGACATCGCGCTCGGCGAGGTCGGCTGGTCGGTACTGCGCGGCGGGATCTACTCGGTGACCTTCCTCGGCGTGATGACCGCGATGGGGCTGCCCGGGTCGTGGTGGGCCCTGCTGATGATCCCGGCGGCGCTGCTGATCGCGATGGCGTTCTCGGCCATCGGCATCGTGCTGGTGACCTTCCTGCGGTCGGTCTCGCAGTTCGACTACATCAACCTCGTGCTGATGCCGCTGTTCCTGTTCTCCACGACGTTCTACCCGCTGTCGGTCTACCCCGCGGGGATCCAGTGGATCGTGCAAATCTTCCCGCTGTACCACGGGATCGAGCTGATGCGCGGCCTCTCGGTCGGCGTCCTGTCGTGGACTATGGCCGGGAACGTGGCATACCTGCTGGCGCTGGCGGCCGTCGGGATCTACGCGTCCTCGAAGCGGTTCGGCAAGCTCCTGCTGCGCTGAGCCCGTCAATCCTCTCCCGCACTTAGTCACCTCCTTGCGGGAGAGGGCAACGCAAGGAGGTGACTAAGTGCGGAAGGGGGTGGTCACCGGGCCGGGTTCGCGCCCGTCCGCCGGGGTGCCACCGCGGCCAGCGCGTCGACCATGCCGTGTCCGTAGAAGCCGTTGAACCCCGCGTAGCCGGAGCAGTACGCGTCCTGCGAGCCGTCACCGGTCAGGTCGTAGTCGGCGGGACACGCGATCGGGGTGGCCTGGCCGTTCAGCGTCCGCCTCAGCTGGCGGGCGCCGTACCCGGGGTGTTCGGTAGCGAGCAACGCCGCGACACCGGCGGCGTGTGGCGCCGCCATCGACGTCCCGCACAGCGGCGCGTACCCGCCGGGAACGGTGGAGAGCACGCACCGCCCCGCCTCGCCGCCGGGCGCGGTCACGTCGATCACGCCCAGCCCGTACGAGCTGTAGCCGGCTTTGACCCGCTTTTCACTCACCGACGACACCGCGACGACGTCCCGAAGGCCGGCGGGCAGCGCCTGGCAGC encodes the following:
- a CDS encoding ABC transporter permease encodes the protein MAVLTEAPRRGVLLRVLPSALYSGRSTAVLERTFLTYSHAWMLFVSGVFEPLFYLMAFQLGFGKLVGEVVGPGGQAMSYVAFVAPGLLAASAMNGAILDSTYNLFFKLKYAKLYDAMLATPIGPLDIALGEVGWSVLRGGIYSVTFLGVMTAMGLPGSWWALLMIPAALLIAMAFSAIGIVLVTFLRSVSQFDYINLVLMPLFLFSTTFYPLSVYPAGIQWIVQIFPLYHGIELMRGLSVGVLSWTMAGNVAYLLALAAVGIYASSKRFGKLLLR